cacgcTGCCGTCGCCTCGATGCTTCAGGCTGAGGATCATCAGATGCTTCTGCTTCTTGGATAACCTCCACCTCTGGTCTGATTATGTCGTGTTCCACATTGTCCATGATAATGTTGTTCATGTTCTCAGTGAAGTAGCGGTCAAAAATGTGCCTCAGATCGCAGAACAGAGGATCGTCCACTCCGTGATAGGTGACTGTACGGAGCAGTTCCAGCAGCGTACGTGCATACTCTGCAAAGTCAGCCTCCAACATTCGTTCAAGTGTGGCTAGATGAAATGTCAGTCCTGAAAAATCAAATCCACAATTTTGGCACAATTATTAAGAATCAAGGTCAAAAGCAGCACTTCAATTTTCCTCAACTAGCAAAGAAAACTGATGTAAAATGCTCTAAAGTGTTCATCAAAGATATGTCAGAGGTGAAACAATGGAACAACTACTTACCATTTGGAGGCTGATTCAGAGAGTCCCCGACGTCCATCTTTAGAAAAGCAGCTGAATGATGTGTGACAGTGGTGCTGAAAGTTTTCTGTGGTCTGTCCAACAAAAACACCGACTGGTTCAGTGAGATCTCAAGAGCAGACTGTCCTTATTGCTAAGCTGCTTTGCTTTGGTTggatttcagttcagttcaaatcAAAACACTTCATCTGTAACTGTCAGTAATTCCAGCTTTCACTAACATGGGGCTGAAGGCAAGTTTTCTTGatcacatttaaaagtaaaCACTTGCATATTCTATTTAGAAATGCATATTTGATCTACATTTGAGTCCAAaaagatgctgaggttaactgatgatccTAAATGttcctgtaggtgtgagtgtgattgtttgtcctgtttttaagctactgtgttgttttcaagttgttttcttgtttttcctctgtgaagcactttggtcaccctttgggtTGTTGGAAAGGCCGtaaaaataaactctgattgattgattgattgattgattgattgattgaaatttttgcatctttccgtgtcctttttctgtattttagtgtcattttcagCACCCCATCTTCTGTCAAGacggggtgctgagtgtacattaatgagaaataaaatgaacttttttgattctGGCAAAtagctgcaatgacacagagagtgaaacatttcaaggggtctgaatactttccgtacccactgtatgtgtatatgtatatgtcagggtagagactgtgatttggtagaattggagtctctaccagtagagattgcgattataatctctaccagtagaaactccaatcctaccaggagagatggaactttaaatctgacccctgaccctaaccttaaaagtctaaccttagccctgacaagtctctactggtagaattggagtttctactggtagcgattgcaatcgcaatctctaccagtagaaactccaattctaccaaatcgcagt
The window above is part of the Acanthochromis polyacanthus isolate Apoly-LR-REF ecotype Palm Island chromosome 6, KAUST_Apoly_ChrSc, whole genome shotgun sequence genome. Proteins encoded here:
- the LOC127534587 gene encoding acidic leucine-rich nuclear phosphoprotein 32 family member B-like, which codes for MDVGDSLNQPPNGLTFHLATLERMLEADFAEYARTLLELLRTVTYHGVDDPLFCDLRHIFDRYFTENMNNIIMDNVEHDIIRPEVEVIQEAEASDDPQPEASRRRQREEEEDEGEDAPSRRFLWWDEFDDTDSDDSDEDDDAPVHHQDSEADPGDLPAASRKRSREDDEDVHSQDSKHCRLWKKRERDEDEDGDEGSPKRFRLK